Proteins from a single region of Desulfosalsimonas propionicica:
- the ispD gene encoding 2-C-methyl-D-erythritol 4-phosphate cytidylyltransferase: MNATRHMASAVIVAAGRGVRMCSPVAKQFLALGDMPVLARTLQVFAAHPQVADICLVVPEADFAFCRKSVLPLVENQKPIKLTAGGRKRQDSVQCGLASLDRPEKIVVIHDGVRPFVTAKLISGCIDMAAETGACIAGIPAAETLKRVDAGNVIAQTVNRDGIWLAQTPQAFDFRLIQKAFEKAAADGFLGTDDASLVERMGVGVRIIEGSRGNIKITTPADLEMAARLLENQSTAEAKP, encoded by the coding sequence ATGAATGCGACCCGGCATATGGCATCAGCCGTGATCGTGGCCGCCGGACGCGGGGTGCGCATGTGTTCTCCGGTTGCCAAGCAGTTTCTTGCGCTCGGGGACATGCCCGTTCTTGCACGCACCCTGCAGGTTTTTGCCGCACATCCCCAGGTCGCCGATATCTGCCTTGTGGTTCCGGAGGCGGATTTTGCGTTTTGCCGCAAATCGGTTCTGCCCCTGGTAGAGAACCAAAAACCCATCAAACTCACGGCCGGGGGCCGAAAGCGGCAGGACTCGGTGCAATGCGGGCTTGCCAGTCTGGACCGGCCTGAAAAAATTGTGGTGATCCACGATGGCGTGCGTCCCTTTGTCACGGCCAAGCTCATTTCCGGCTGTATTGACATGGCGGCTGAAACCGGGGCCTGCATTGCCGGCATTCCGGCCGCAGAAACGCTTAAGCGGGTGGACGCCGGCAACGTGATCGCCCAAACCGTAAACCGGGACGGGATCTGGCTGGCCCAGACCCCCCAGGCCTTTGATTTCCGCCTTATCCAAAAGGCTTTTGAAAAAGCGGCGGCTGACGGATTTCTCGGAACCGATGACGCGTCCCTTGTGGAGCGCATGGGTGTGGGCGTGCGCATCATCGAGGGCAGCCGCGGCAATATCAAGATCACCACACCGGCAGACCTGGAAATGGCTGCCCGGCTTTTAGAAAATCAATCAACAGCGGAGGCCAAACCATGA
- a CDS encoding HPr family phosphocarrier protein, whose translation MEIDAANGLCDLSFGERVRFYSHNYMRCLMFIRTCTRPEQSFTKSLYSKLITSSHLLEDFLDFHGAKNNADWYYYREMTAAVRHLSLAGYTQKHVLNRLVFYDIDVKEDFRAYGEIVLSFINGSLSNLAPAILEEASRLGIAEPAEGGYPETNFPGVSSGEMLDYNIYDEDKDQQRNQIVRVANEFLSIADDFDTYEFYEVYDRDGLKALVPEKVNEVEIRRFEMLVHNLQSSFDSYVIQGGFRYGNRGLKQFRSYFSVIFHLLQIMGRLLHFYERHLIEVGYKNIYRVVRRQLCELVDPDRLLDCTINYGLYYVNHYFASGRDEAREILKENVEKGAIQVPIPKDLGFHCRPSLLVAKVVQRYGGQVDLVVDDHRFDASSVLDIQWAGGMIQKEGIKEVSFEGDVRALKDIEVLAGVNYGEDRMGKGIPLPKSLKYLR comes from the coding sequence ATGGAAATCGATGCGGCAAACGGGCTTTGTGATCTTTCTTTTGGAGAACGGGTGCGGTTTTATTCCCACAATTACATGCGCTGCCTGATGTTTATCCGTACCTGCACCCGGCCCGAACAATCCTTTACCAAAAGTCTTTATTCAAAATTGATCACCAGCTCCCATCTGCTCGAGGATTTTTTGGACTTTCACGGGGCCAAAAACAACGCAGACTGGTACTATTACCGGGAAATGACTGCGGCAGTGCGGCATCTGAGCCTTGCCGGCTACACCCAGAAGCATGTGTTAAACCGCCTTGTGTTCTACGACATTGACGTCAAGGAAGATTTCCGGGCGTACGGGGAGATCGTGCTTTCATTTATCAACGGGTCTTTGTCCAATCTGGCCCCGGCCATTCTGGAAGAAGCCAGCCGGCTTGGCATTGCCGAACCGGCTGAGGGCGGATATCCGGAAACCAATTTTCCGGGGGTGTCTTCCGGGGAGATGCTGGACTACAATATTTATGATGAGGACAAGGATCAGCAGCGAAATCAGATCGTCCGGGTGGCCAATGAGTTTCTCTCCATTGCCGATGATTTTGACACTTATGAATTCTACGAGGTCTACGACCGCGACGGGTTAAAGGCCCTGGTGCCCGAAAAGGTCAACGAAGTGGAGATCCGGCGCTTTGAGATGCTGGTGCACAACCTGCAGTCCTCGTTTGATTCCTATGTGATCCAGGGCGGATTCCGGTACGGCAACCGGGGGCTGAAGCAGTTCCGTTCCTATTTTTCCGTGATATTCCATCTCCTGCAGATCATGGGCCGGCTCCTGCATTTCTACGAGCGGCATTTGATCGAGGTGGGGTATAAAAACATCTACCGTGTGGTGCGCAGGCAGCTCTGTGAACTTGTTGATCCCGACCGCCTGCTGGACTGCACCATCAATTACGGTCTGTATTACGTGAACCATTATTTTGCCTCCGGTCGGGACGAGGCCAGGGAAATTTTAAAGGAAAACGTGGAAAAGGGCGCCATCCAGGTGCCCATCCCAAAGGATCTGGGGTTTCACTGCCGGCCCAGCCTGCTTGTGGCCAAGGTGGTCCAGCGCTACGGCGGGCAGGTGGATCTGGTGGTGGATGATCATCGCTTTGACGCCAGCAGCGTGCTCGATATCCAGTGGGCCGGGGGCATGATACAGAAGGAGGGCATCAAGGAGGTGAGTTTTGAGGGCGATGTCCGGGCGCTAAAAGACATTGAGGTCCTTGCCGGGGTCAACTACGGCGAAGACCGAATGGGCAAGGGCATCCCGCTTCCCAAAAGCCTGAAATATCTGCGATAG
- a CDS encoding SufB/SufD family protein, which produces MRELDGKNKAAARDENNSPKPGYKDKADPHAYLEQLDNVDPEEARQWLNVGVDITGQNRSGTFIQKDCSVLHSGCGSADVEIMGISQALQTHDWLSDYMWRLVSPEKDDYTRMTRDIPHEGYFIRSLPGAQVAEPVQSCLYISEEGLSQHVHNVVIAEENSSIHIITGCATAEHLRSGLHVGVSEFYVKKNATLHFTMIHRWGEQIEVRPRTGIHVEEGGTVVSNYVSLRPVGSLQMNPVTYLAGKDSVARFNSILVAPPGCELDTGSTVILEHPGARAEIISRAITTGGTIIARGEMDARAEGVKGHLECKGLILKEGIMHAIPELVGRVPGVDMSHEAAVGKIDQREIEYLMARGLDEETAVSTIVRGFLNVDIEGLPPGLAEEIDQVVRETQHDAI; this is translated from the coding sequence ATGCGCGAGCTAGACGGTAAAAACAAGGCAGCAGCCCGGGATGAAAATAACAGCCCCAAGCCCGGATACAAGGATAAGGCAGATCCGCATGCCTATCTGGAACAGCTCGACAATGTGGATCCCGAGGAAGCCAGGCAATGGCTCAATGTGGGTGTGGACATCACCGGGCAGAACCGCTCCGGAACCTTTATTCAAAAAGACTGCTCGGTTCTCCATTCCGGATGCGGGTCCGCAGATGTTGAAATAATGGGTATCAGCCAGGCCCTGCAAACCCACGACTGGCTCAGCGATTACATGTGGCGCCTGGTTTCCCCGGAAAAGGACGATTATACCCGTATGACCCGTGACATACCCCATGAGGGATATTTCATCCGATCGCTTCCCGGGGCGCAGGTTGCCGAGCCGGTCCAGTCCTGCCTGTATATTTCAGAAGAAGGCCTGTCCCAGCATGTGCACAACGTTGTGATTGCAGAGGAAAATTCCAGCATCCATATTATTACCGGCTGCGCCACTGCCGAGCATCTGCGAAGCGGCCTGCACGTGGGGGTTTCTGAATTTTATGTCAAAAAAAACGCCACTCTGCACTTTACCATGATCCATCGCTGGGGTGAGCAGATCGAAGTGCGCCCCCGCACGGGTATCCACGTTGAAGAAGGCGGTACAGTGGTGTCCAATTATGTTTCCCTGCGTCCCGTGGGATCTTTGCAGATGAACCCGGTGACTTACCTGGCCGGCAAAGATTCGGTGGCGCGCTTTAACAGCATCCTTGTGGCCCCGCCCGGATGCGAGCTGGATACGGGCTCAACGGTGATCCTGGAGCACCCCGGGGCCCGGGCGGAAATCATTTCCAGGGCCATTACCACGGGCGGCACCATCATCGCACGGGGCGAGATGGATGCCCGGGCCGAAGGCGTCAAGGGGCATCTGGAATGCAAGGGGTTGATTTTAAAAGAGGGGATCATGCACGCTATTCCGGAACTGGTGGGCCGGGTGCCGGGGGTGGATATGTCCCACGAGGCGGCTGTGGGAAAAATCGACCAGCGGGAAATCGAGTATCTCATGGCCCGGGGGCTTGACGAAGAAACCGCTGTTTCCACCATTGTTCGCGGATTTTTAAATGTGGACATCGAAGGGCTGCCTCCCGGCCTGGCCGAAGAAATCGACCAGGTGGTCAGAGAGACCCAACATGATGCAATATAG
- a CDS encoding ABC transporter ATP-binding protein has product MLKIEDLVVEVEGRTILNRISLEIPEGETHILFGPNGSGKSTLMMTIMGFSGYQVKSGHIWFKGEDITRMPIHERARLGIGVAFQRPPAINGLKTRDVVSLCAGQRSANVEELAQKANFTDFLDRDLNLNFSGGEMKRSEMLQLMAQGPDLVLLDEPESGVDLENVVLLGEIINELLGRGVRQREKESPIAHREKKSKSALVITHTGHILNYITADKGHVLYNGVLCCARNAREILQWIREYGYEECFRCAS; this is encoded by the coding sequence ATGTTAAAAATCGAAGATCTGGTGGTGGAGGTTGAGGGCCGCACCATTTTAAACCGAATCAGCCTGGAGATTCCCGAGGGAGAAACCCATATTCTGTTCGGACCCAACGGGTCGGGCAAATCCACCCTGATGATGACCATCATGGGCTTTTCCGGCTACCAGGTGAAAAGCGGGCATATCTGGTTTAAGGGCGAGGATATCACCCGCATGCCCATCCACGAAAGGGCGCGGCTGGGAATCGGCGTGGCCTTTCAGCGGCCGCCGGCCATAAACGGACTCAAAACCCGGGACGTGGTCTCCCTGTGTGCGGGGCAACGGTCCGCCAATGTGGAGGAGCTGGCCCAAAAGGCCAATTTCACGGATTTTCTGGATCGGGATCTGAACCTGAACTTTTCCGGCGGTGAGATGAAACGCTCTGAAATGCTGCAGCTCATGGCTCAGGGTCCGGATCTGGTGCTGCTCGATGAGCCCGAGTCCGGCGTGGACCTGGAAAATGTGGTGCTGCTCGGCGAGATTATCAATGAACTGCTCGGCCGGGGCGTGCGCCAGCGGGAAAAGGAGAGCCCCATTGCCCACCGCGAGAAAAAGAGCAAATCCGCCCTTGTGATCACCCATACCGGCCACATTTTAAACTATATCACCGCAGACAAGGGACATGTGCTGTATAACGGCGTGTTGTGCTGTGCCAGAAACGCCCGGGAAATTCTGCAATGGATCCGCGAATACGGTTATGAGGAGTGTTTTCGATGCGCGAGCTAG
- a CDS encoding zinc ribbon domain-containing protein, whose product MLSISKPQLELLIELQENEREAGRVQAEIDAMPDKMAALESGLQAWTQEIETRKAHVEALKKDYRAYEGELETNQARIKKRQVQLNSVKTNREYQGMLKEIDDIRAASSRIEDASLQCLDDLEAAEKQLEEKNRAFAAEKERIDGEKQQLAEQTQQLRQQMQHLQEKAAELAAGLDSDLVAQYRQVKQRCAGIGLVPVENAVCKGCHLNVPPQLYNELHRGNELRMCPHCHRLIYVL is encoded by the coding sequence ATGCTATCGATCAGCAAACCGCAGCTGGAGCTGCTCATTGAACTGCAGGAAAACGAACGCGAAGCCGGCCGGGTGCAGGCGGAAATCGACGCCATGCCCGACAAAATGGCCGCCCTTGAATCCGGGCTCCAGGCATGGACCCAGGAGATTGAAACCAGAAAGGCGCATGTGGAAGCCCTGAAAAAGGATTACCGGGCTTATGAGGGCGAACTGGAGACCAACCAGGCCAGGATCAAAAAACGCCAGGTCCAGCTCAACTCAGTGAAGACCAACCGGGAATACCAGGGGATGTTAAAGGAAATCGACGATATCCGTGCGGCCAGTTCCCGGATCGAGGATGCCAGCCTGCAGTGCCTGGACGATCTGGAGGCTGCGGAAAAGCAATTGGAGGAAAAAAACAGGGCTTTTGCCGCAGAAAAAGAGCGCATCGATGGGGAAAAGCAGCAGCTGGCGGAGCAGACCCAACAACTGCGGCAACAGATGCAACATCTGCAGGAAAAAGCAGCAGAGCTTGCAGCCGGTCTGGATTCGGATTTGGTGGCCCAGTACCGGCAGGTCAAGCAGCGTTGCGCCGGCATTGGCCTGGTGCCGGTGGAAAATGCGGTATGCAAGGGGTGTCATTTAAATGTTCCGCCCCAGTTGTATAATGAACTGCATCGTGGAAATGAGCTGCGGATGTGTCCGCATTGCCATCGGTTGATTTATGTTTTATAA
- a CDS encoding Nif3-like dinuclear metal center hexameric protein — MKVSDVIKIMADMAPPHLAEDWDNSGLQFGSPAWDVKNVFVALEPSLEAVHAAVRAGADMLITHHPLIFKPLSAIDTDSPTGAVIETAARNRLAVFAAHTNLDSAAGGVNDVLCEKIGLADLSVLCPASGPRQYKVVVFVPEDHTAKMIDAVCQSPAGRIGNYSCCTFRSPGTGTFVPGPGADPYDGVIGELSEASEVRMETVVEKADLEAVIAHLKAHHPYETMAYDLYPLEPETAGQGLGRIGRVMPQMTLGELARDLKKRLELPWVRFSGPADFSVESAAVCSGSGGGLLAAFFASPAQVLITGDLRYHDAIDAVQRGRGLIDIGHFASEHIVVDVICSRIRDAVHAAGGSVDVNVFDREADPFVHV, encoded by the coding sequence ATGAAGGTATCTGATGTCATCAAAATAATGGCTGACATGGCGCCGCCGCATTTGGCCGAAGACTGGGACAATTCCGGGCTTCAGTTCGGCAGTCCGGCCTGGGATGTCAAAAATGTTTTCGTGGCCCTGGAGCCGTCTTTAGAGGCCGTCCATGCGGCTGTCAGGGCCGGGGCGGATATGTTGATTACCCACCATCCCCTGATTTTCAAGCCTTTGTCCGCCATTGACACAGACAGCCCGACAGGTGCCGTCATCGAAACCGCCGCAAGAAACCGCCTGGCTGTTTTTGCCGCCCATACCAATCTTGACAGTGCTGCAGGGGGCGTCAATGATGTGCTGTGCGAAAAAATCGGGCTGGCGGACCTGTCCGTGCTGTGCCCGGCGTCCGGGCCCCGGCAGTACAAGGTGGTGGTGTTTGTGCCCGAAGACCACACGGCAAAGATGATTGATGCTGTGTGCCAAAGCCCGGCCGGCCGTATCGGCAATTATTCCTGCTGTACGTTCCGCAGCCCCGGAACAGGCACATTCGTGCCCGGGCCCGGGGCGGATCCCTACGACGGGGTGATTGGCGAACTCTCCGAGGCCTCTGAAGTGCGGATGGAAACCGTGGTGGAAAAGGCGGACCTGGAAGCGGTGATTGCGCATTTAAAGGCCCACCACCCTTACGAGACCATGGCATACGATCTCTATCCCCTGGAGCCGGAAACAGCCGGCCAGGGTCTGGGCCGTATCGGCAGGGTCATGCCGCAAATGACCCTTGGTGAACTGGCCCGGGATTTAAAAAAACGCCTGGAACTGCCGTGGGTGCGTTTTTCCGGGCCTGCTGATTTTTCCGTGGAAAGTGCGGCCGTGTGCTCGGGAAGCGGCGGCGGCCTGCTTGCAGCGTTTTTTGCTAGCCCGGCACAGGTGCTGATCACCGGGGACTTAAGGTATCATGACGCAATTGATGCCGTGCAAAGGGGGCGGGGCTTGATTGACATCGGCCATTTTGCCTCCGAGCATATTGTGGTTGACGTGATCTGCTCCCGGATCCGGGATGCGGTCCATGCGGCCGGCGGGTCTGTTGATGTAAACGTCTTTGACCGGGAGGCTGATCCTTTTGTCCACGTGTGA
- a CDS encoding flavodoxin family protein, with product MKILHLYYTSTGNTRKVAETIDNTLQDAGHQVDSVKVDKNTQADINVLDYDMVFAGSGVYEWLPGKSMQELFGRLRRQHAENGDIKPASPKRPGKSAVIYCTYGGVHTGINEAIPAVKYMGQLFDHLGFTILAEWYVPGQYVPEKMQKFSEAGRMGDIRGRPDASDLNEVAEKTKGILQV from the coding sequence ATGAAGATCCTTCATCTCTACTACACTTCCACCGGCAACACGCGCAAGGTTGCCGAAACCATTGACAACACCCTGCAGGATGCCGGCCACCAAGTGGACTCGGTGAAAGTGGACAAAAACACCCAGGCCGACATCAACGTGCTGGATTATGACATGGTGTTTGCCGGCTCCGGGGTTTATGAATGGCTACCGGGAAAATCCATGCAGGAGCTGTTTGGCCGCCTGCGGCGCCAACATGCCGAAAACGGGGATATCAAGCCGGCCTCTCCCAAACGGCCCGGCAAAAGCGCCGTGATCTACTGCACCTACGGCGGTGTGCATACCGGGATCAACGAAGCCATCCCCGCGGTCAAATACATGGGCCAGCTTTTTGACCACCTGGGCTTTACCATCCTGGCTGAATGGTATGTGCCCGGTCAGTACGTGCCGGAAAAAATGCAGAAATTCTCGGAAGCCGGCCGAATGGGCGATATCCGGGGCCGGCCCGATGCCAGCGACTTAAACGAAGTGGCCGAAAAGACAAAAGGCATCCTGCAGGTGTAA
- a CDS encoding YihY/virulence factor BrkB family protein, which yields MKKPVWVSAAAAFVHEDIWKIRFRDLSRGRRLLIQNLLVVIIAVKEFIEDRCPLRASALTFYTLLSIVPVVAMAFAIAKGFGFQNRLEEQLLENFSGQEQVIAQVIEFSRNMLENTKGGLIAGVGVAVLLWAVIRVLGHIEKSLNDIWRIKSARSLGRRFSDYLSIMLIAPVLLIMSSSVTVMVATQIHRITQQIALLGVFSPLISLLIGLIPYCLVWILFAFLYIFMPNAKINYASGLIAGVVAGSLFVIVQKFYIVFQLGVAQYNAIYGSFAALPLFLIWLQLSWLIVLFGAELSCAHQNVEDYEFDPDRKNISPSFRKLMSLQVAHLLVTQFARGQNPMTLRAISRNLDIPIRLVEEIISELCQCGLVSSTASEDEKETAYQPARDINDFTVAFVIEAMEQKGTSWIPVGKTDSLTALSEALEQFRTTIRQCPANKPLKEI from the coding sequence ATGAAAAAACCAGTATGGGTAAGTGCGGCTGCCGCTTTTGTCCATGAAGATATCTGGAAAATCCGGTTCAGGGATCTGAGCCGCGGCAGGCGCCTGCTGATTCAAAACCTGTTGGTTGTCATCATTGCCGTAAAAGAATTCATCGAGGACAGATGTCCGCTCCGGGCTTCGGCACTGACCTTTTACACGTTGCTCTCCATTGTTCCCGTGGTGGCCATGGCCTTTGCCATCGCCAAGGGCTTTGGCTTCCAGAACCGCCTTGAAGAGCAGCTGCTGGAAAATTTCAGCGGCCAGGAACAGGTAATTGCCCAGGTAATCGAATTTTCCCGCAACATGCTGGAAAACACAAAAGGCGGCCTGATTGCCGGCGTGGGCGTGGCGGTTTTGCTCTGGGCGGTTATACGGGTGCTGGGTCACATTGAAAAATCGCTAAATGATATCTGGCGAATCAAATCGGCCCGCTCCCTTGGCAGAAGATTCAGCGATTATCTCTCCATTATGCTCATTGCCCCGGTTCTGCTGATCATGTCAAGCAGCGTCACGGTCATGGTGGCCACCCAGATTCACCGGATCACCCAGCAGATCGCGCTGCTGGGCGTATTCTCCCCGCTGATCAGCCTTTTGATCGGATTAATTCCCTATTGTCTTGTCTGGATCCTGTTTGCCTTTTTATACATCTTTATGCCCAACGCAAAAATCAATTACGCATCCGGCCTGATCGCCGGTGTGGTGGCCGGAAGCCTTTTTGTCATTGTGCAGAAGTTCTATATTGTCTTCCAGCTGGGCGTGGCCCAGTATAACGCCATTTACGGCAGCTTTGCCGCATTGCCGCTGTTTTTGATCTGGCTGCAGCTCAGCTGGCTCATTGTTTTGTTCGGGGCGGAATTGTCGTGTGCGCACCAGAATGTGGAGGACTATGAATTTGACCCGGACAGGAAAAACATCAGCCCGTCATTTCGAAAGCTGATGAGCCTGCAGGTGGCCCACCTGCTGGTCACGCAATTTGCCCGCGGCCAAAACCCCATGACCCTTCGGGCCATCTCCCGCAACCTGGATATCCCCATCCGTCTGGTTGAAGAAATCATCTCCGAGCTTTGCCAATGCGGCCTGGTATCTTCAACCGCATCAGAGGATGAAAAAGAAACCGCCTACCAGCCGGCCCGCGACATAAACGATTTTACTGTGGCATTTGTCATAGAGGCCATGGAGCAAAAGGGAACCAGTTGGATCCCGGTGGGAAAAACAGATTCTCTGACCGCCCTGTCCGAAGCCCTGGAACAATTTCGCACAACCATCCGGCAATGCCCGGCCAACAAACCCCTCAAGGAAATCTAA
- a CDS encoding DMT family transporter, which produces MRDKIVARKWLPVIGLAILSLIWGYNWVVVKQALAFSGPFTFGMIRALIAGAGLFLITAGLKRPLSPGSFWGAVLLGLLQTTGFFGFSTWALVAGGAGKTAVLVYTMPFWLLVLAAPLFGEKMHRWQWIAVGIAFAGLICLFHPWQQQAGLLSSFLAMLAGFSWALAGAWNKYLRSMVQVDLFALNAWQLVIGALPLLLIALLLEPEPIVWTPFFIGAVVYNAVFATAVAWSLWFFALQEMPAGIAGLGTLATPALGVLCAWLVLEEVPIFWEITGMILIFSGLAILSGTGLRAMKKRYQA; this is translated from the coding sequence ATGCGCGACAAAATTGTTGCCCGAAAATGGCTGCCGGTTATCGGCCTGGCAATCCTGTCCCTGATCTGGGGGTATAACTGGGTGGTGGTCAAGCAGGCCCTGGCCTTTAGCGGGCCGTTTACTTTCGGCATGATCCGCGCCCTGATTGCAGGCGCCGGCCTGTTTCTGATCACTGCAGGGTTAAAGCGCCCGTTATCCCCCGGATCGTTTTGGGGGGCTGTACTGCTGGGTCTGCTCCAGACCACCGGGTTTTTCGGCTTTTCCACCTGGGCCCTGGTTGCCGGCGGCGCAGGCAAAACCGCTGTACTGGTTTATACCATGCCGTTCTGGCTCCTTGTCCTGGCCGCCCCTCTTTTTGGCGAAAAAATGCACAGATGGCAATGGATTGCCGTGGGCATTGCATTTGCCGGCCTTATATGCCTGTTTCATCCATGGCAGCAGCAGGCCGGCCTGTTGAGTTCCTTTCTGGCGATGCTGGCCGGATTTTCATGGGCTCTGGCCGGCGCCTGGAACAAATACCTGCGCAGTATGGTGCAGGTGGATCTTTTTGCATTAAATGCCTGGCAGCTGGTGATCGGCGCCCTGCCCCTGCTTTTGATCGCTCTGCTGCTGGAGCCGGAACCCATTGTGTGGACGCCTTTTTTTATCGGTGCGGTGGTTTACAACGCGGTATTTGCCACAGCAGTGGCCTGGTCCCTGTGGTTTTTCGCTCTCCAGGAAATGCCTGCCGGAATCGCCGGCCTGGGCACCCTTGCCACCCCGGCCCTGGGCGTGCTCTGCGCCTGGCTGGTGTTGGAAGAAGTCCCCATTTTCTGGGAAATCACCGGCATGATACTGATTTTCTCAGGCCTTGCCATTTTGAGCGGCACCGGTTTGAGGGCGATGAAAAAGCGGTATCAGGCATAA